GCCGCTGCTTGCGGCCATCGCCGGCGGGCTCTGCACGCATCTGGTGATCGGCGCGCATATGGCCGAGCGCCTGCTCCAATACGCCGAGGCGGCAACCAAGAAGGCCTCTTAGAAACCACCCTCGCCGCTTCTGTCATAAAGGCGTCGCGGCTTTCTGTTCATGAGCAAAAAGACGAGTATCGGACGCAACGACATGAAGAACCTTTGGAACGACGCTGACGCGGAGAAGATGGTTGCAGACTACGCCAGGAAGGGCGTCGGCGGCGACCTTGCGCTGCGCGTCTACACGACCCGCCTGCTCGGCGGAGAGCCGCGGCTGGTGCTGCATGGCGGCGGCAACACGTCCTGCAAGACCAAGGCCACGGATCTCCTCGGCGACGAATGGGATGTGCTCTGCGTCAAGGGCAGCGGCTGGGACATGGCCGTCATCGAGCCGCAAGGCCTGCCGGCGGTGAAGATGGGCGCGCTGCTCAAGGCGCGCGCGCTGGACAAGCTTTCTGACGAGGACATGGTGGCGCTGCAGCGCTCCAATCTGATCAATCCGTCCTCCCCCAACCCGTCGGTCGAAACGCTGCTGCACGCCTTCCTGCCGCACAAATTCGTCGACCACACGCATTCGACCGCGATCCTGGCCATTGTCGACCAGGAGGACAGCAAACCGCTGATCAAGACCGTGTTCGGCGACAGACTAGGTTACGTGCCCTACATCAAGCCGGGCTTCGACCTCGCCAAGGTGGCCGCGGAAGTCTTCGATGCCGACCCGAGTGTCGAAGGCCTGATCCTCGACAAGCACGGCATCTTCACCTTCGGCGACGATGCCAGGCAGGCCTATGACCGCATGATCCATTATGTGAATGTCGCCGAGGAGTATGTCGCCAGGAAAGGCAAGCCGCGGGCGGCCAAGGCGGCGCTGCCCGCAAAGCTCGCCAAGCCGAGCGACATCGCGCCGACATTGCGCGGCGCGGTTGCCGTGGCGCGCGGCGAAGGCCGTTTCGACCGCATGATCAGCGACTTCCGCACCTCGGACGCAATCGTCGATTTCATCAACTCGGCGAAGATCGCCGACTATGCCGCCCGCGGCGTGTCGACGCCCGATCTGTCGATCCGCATCAAGACCGGGCCGATGGCGGTGCCAGCGCCCGACGCCGACAAGCTCGGCGACTACAAGGCCGTGGTGCGCAGCCATGTCGAGGCCTTCGTCAAGGATTACACCGCCTATTTCGAGACCAATGACGCGCTGGACGAGGTCAACCGCACCATGCTCGACCCGATGCCGCGCCTGACGCTGGTGCCGGGTCTCGGCATGTTCGGCCATGGCCGCACGCTGAAGGATGCCAAGATCGCCTCCGATGTCGGCGAGATGTGGATCGAGGCGGTGCGCGGCGCCGAAGCTATCGGCAATTTTCATCCGCTCTCCAAGGCAGACCTCTTCCCGCTCGAATACTGGTCGCTGGAGCAGGCCAAGCTTGCCTCCAACAAGCCGAAGCCGCTGACCGGCCAGGTGGTGCTGATCACCGGCGGCGCCGGCGCCATCGGCGTCGCGACGGCAAAGCTGTTCGCCGCCAACGGCGCCCATGCGGTGATCGTCGATGTCGACGCAGCCAAGGCCGCGAACGCGGCGAAGGCGGCCGGCAACAACTCGATCGGCGTCGGTGCCGACATCACCAAGCCGGCCGAGATGCGCGCTGCCTTCGACAAGGCGATCGCGGTCTATGGCGGCGTCGATATATTGGTCTCGAACGCGGGAGCCGCCTGGGAAGGCCGTATCGGGGAGCTCGACGACGCCACTCTGCGCAAGAGCTTCGAGCTCAACTTCTTCGCCCACCAGTCGGCGGCGCAGAACGCGGTGCGCATCATGCTGGAACAGGGTACTGGCGGCGTGTTGCTCTTCAACACCTCGAAGCAGGCGATCAATCCCGGCCCGAAATTCGGCGCCTACGGCATTCCGAAGGCGGCGACATTGTTCCTGTCCAGGCAATATGCGTTGGATTACGGCGCCTATGGCATCCGCTCCAACGCGGTCAACGCCGACCGCATCCGCTCCGGCCTCCTGACCGACGCCATGATCGCCAGCCGGTCCGGCGCGCGTGGCGTGTCCGAGAAGGAATATATGTCCGGCAATCTGCTCGGGCAGGAAGTGACAGCCGACGACGTGGCGCAGGCCTTCCTGCACCAGGCGCTGGCCGAGCGTACCACCGCCGATGTGACCACCGTCGACGGCGGCAACATCGCGGCGGCGCTGCGGTGATGCTTGTCCTGTAAAGCACAGGGTACCTGCTTGCAGGAATGCTCCTCTGTAGCTACATTGTGCTCCAGAGGAGTCGCACATGGCATCAGATACGGTAGTCCGCGCTCGCATCGATACCGCAACGAAGGATCAGGCTACGGAAGCCTTGGCGGCCATGGGGTTGTCGGTTTCCGACGCCATTCGCCTGCTGTTGGTCCGTGTCGCCGCGGACAAAGAATTTCCCTTTCCGGTGAAAGTCCCGAACACAACCACGCGAAAGGCCATGGCCGAATTGGAGAAGGGCAAGGGCAAGCGGTTCGCTTCGGCCGACGAGCTATTCAACGATCTGGAAATCTGACATGTTGATCCCCGTTCGCTCCGGGCAATTCCGCCGGGATGTGAAGCGTATGGAGAAGCGTGGCAAGGATCTTGGCAAGTTGCGTCAGATTTTAGTTCACCTGATCGGCGAGCATGAACTGCCGCCGATCTACAAAGACCATCCGCTGAAAGGCGACTGGAAGGGCTATCGTGACGCTCACATCGAACCGGATTGGCTTTTGATCTATCGCGTGGCGAATGGAGAGCTGCAGCTTGCACGAACCGGCTCGCATTCGGACCTCTTCAACGAGTAAGGTCGGGACCGGCGGTATTCCAGCAAGCGCTGGCGAGCGACGAACCACCCATGTCCTTGTTTTGATGCTGTTCCGGCGCAAGGCCCTTCGCGCTTCTGCTGAAAAACTGCTGCAACCGGTCAAAGTCCCACTCCAATCGTCCGCTTACTACGGTTGAAGGGGATGCCTGGTGTTTCGCATGCGAGCTCCAACCCTTGATCATTGGTGGAGTTGTCGATGCCCGCAAAAAGACTTCGTATCGGTGTGCTGTTCGGCGGACGCTCCGCCGAGCATGACGTGTCGCTGCTTTCGGCGGCCAACGTCATGGCAGCGCTGGACCCGGCGAAATACGATGCC
This region of Mesorhizobium sp. M2A.F.Ca.ET.046.03.2.1 genomic DNA includes:
- a CDS encoding bifunctional aldolase/short-chain dehydrogenase; this translates as MKNLWNDADAEKMVADYARKGVGGDLALRVYTTRLLGGEPRLVLHGGGNTSCKTKATDLLGDEWDVLCVKGSGWDMAVIEPQGLPAVKMGALLKARALDKLSDEDMVALQRSNLINPSSPNPSVETLLHAFLPHKFVDHTHSTAILAIVDQEDSKPLIKTVFGDRLGYVPYIKPGFDLAKVAAEVFDADPSVEGLILDKHGIFTFGDDARQAYDRMIHYVNVAEEYVARKGKPRAAKAALPAKLAKPSDIAPTLRGAVAVARGEGRFDRMISDFRTSDAIVDFINSAKIADYAARGVSTPDLSIRIKTGPMAVPAPDADKLGDYKAVVRSHVEAFVKDYTAYFETNDALDEVNRTMLDPMPRLTLVPGLGMFGHGRTLKDAKIASDVGEMWIEAVRGAEAIGNFHPLSKADLFPLEYWSLEQAKLASNKPKPLTGQVVLITGGAGAIGVATAKLFAANGAHAVIVDVDAAKAANAAKAAGNNSIGVGADITKPAEMRAAFDKAIAVYGGVDILVSNAGAAWEGRIGELDDATLRKSFELNFFAHQSAAQNAVRIMLEQGTGGVLLFNTSKQAINPGPKFGAYGIPKAATLFLSRQYALDYGAYGIRSNAVNADRIRSGLLTDAMIASRSGARGVSEKEYMSGNLLGQEVTADDVAQAFLHQALAERTTADVTTVDGGNIAAALR
- a CDS encoding type II toxin-antitoxin system RelB/DinJ family antitoxin, with protein sequence MASDTVVRARIDTATKDQATEALAAMGLSVSDAIRLLLVRVAADKEFPFPVKVPNTTTRKAMAELEKGKGKRFASADELFNDLEI
- a CDS encoding type II toxin-antitoxin system YafQ family toxin, giving the protein MLIPVRSGQFRRDVKRMEKRGKDLGKLRQILVHLIGEHELPPIYKDHPLKGDWKGYRDAHIEPDWLLIYRVANGELQLARTGSHSDLFNE